From the Cryptomeria japonica chromosome 2, Sugi_1.0, whole genome shotgun sequence genome, one window contains:
- the LOC131049156 gene encoding ethylene-responsive transcription factor ERF018: protein MDISDKLQGGNIAAPPEEKSSEKCCQYKGIRQRKWGKWVSEVRMPKCRTKIWLGSYDSAEQAARAYDAAVFCLRGPNAKFNFPNSIPAIPYASKLSRQEIQLAAAKYALDQIPSTSKSRSSLTEVAPSPSRSSSVSEMEGSSDGQLVSEEQEYALWESFFGDSGDNQCLNLEKLPSLDPAETLAIMSSSTTEEQSSVVFDFTNLWNF from the coding sequence ATGGACATTTCAGATAAATTGCAGGGCGGCAACATAGCGGCGCCGCCAGAGGAAAAAAGCAGCGAAAAATGCTGCCAATATAAGGGAATTCGACAGAGAAAATGGGGGAAATGGGTTTCCGAAGTAAGAATGCCcaaatgcagaactaaaatttggcTGGGATCTTACGACAGTGCAGAGCAGGCAGCTCGTGCTTACGATGCCGCCGTTTTCTGTCTGCGTGGCCCCaacgcaaaattcaattttccgAACTCAATTCCGGCCATTCCGTACGCTTCGAAACTTTCCCGTCAAGAGATTCAACTCGCCGCCGCCAAATATGCGCTCGATCAAATCCCCTCCACCAGCAAAAGCAGGAGTTCTTTGACGGAGGTTGCGCCGTCACCGTCGAGGTCGTCTTCTGTTTCAGAAATGGAGGGGTCAAGTGACGGACAATTGGTTTCAGAGGAGCAGGAATATGCGTTGTGGGAGAGTTTTTTCGGGGATTCAGGCGACAATCAGTGCCTGAATTTGGAGAAATTGCCGTCACTTGACCCCGCTGAGACACTGGCTATTATGTCTTCTTCTACAACGGAGGAACAATCGTCCGTCGTTTTTGATTTTACGAATTTGTGGAATTTTTAA